AAATCCTGCTGGCTTTCATAACATCCTTTTCTTGCTGCAGACGGCCATAACTTACTCCCTTTCAGAACAATCCTGGGCTTTGCCATTCCAAGATACGATAGATACCTATGGCTCTAAACGACCCTTTACAAGTACTGGCTATGTTTATCAAGTTCTTAATCCTTACCTATTAATCGGCAATTTTTTATGTTTAGTAGTGGCAGGAGAgcacaaagcaagcagaaagctgAGAGCTTTGTAAATCACAGGGAAGCAAAACCTCTGATGCCTACATGCAGGTCTCTTGCTGCTATTTTAAGGATTCCAAGGTGTCCTTTCTCGTCTCCACGTGAAGCTTCAGAAACATGAATATGGAATTATCCCAGTGAAGAAGTAGCACTGGGTTACTCTGGAAACGGTCTCTTACCTCGAATGATAATGCTATGTAATTCTGTAACACTTGATATGCAACTTCTTTGTCCAGACCATCTGTAAAATCAGGAAATTTCATCATCTGCATgacaaagagaataaatataCATGAGGAAATCTTATATTCAGAatcttatatttaaataaagacaTTATAAGTCTCTTACTGTAGGAATTCCCCATCCAAATTCACAGTTATTTACTCCTATTATATACGGGACTGCATTGATTGCTTTTTCAGACAGTAATTGACTGGGactctttggaaaaaatacacCATCCACAGACCCGCTGATGAACAGAGTaggctggagaaaaacaaacaaacaaaagaaagaaagaaacatttacatcgattttaattttgagaaacatttttacagtgtttccaaagcaaaacaaataaagtaCCAAGTAAAAATGGAAGTTATTTTCCTCAATAGATGTTTTGAAGCAGAGAagatttctgaatatattttaaatattcatgaaatGTAGGTTATATTCAGTTTACATCTCCTCTTAGCTAGTAGAATCCTATTATGAAGGTGTGATGctgtgagggaaaaaaacttCTGTGTGGAAACTGCAAAACAACAGGGAAGCTAGCACTGTTATAAGAAATTTAGAGGACATAATTATGTTAAGTAACGTTCAggttctcctggagaaactgtgACATTTCATACTCTTGTTTCCTCCTTTGGCAGCGCTTGACAGCAAAACATGTCGCTCAAAGCCCATACAGAATCAAAGGGAAGGAACCTgttcacatttttcagatggGGTATAGTATAGCTGCAATGTTGTCATAtcttgaaaatgcaaagaaggGACAGATGTTAGATATACTTCAAGTTCTTTTAACATTACAAGACATATATAGCATGCTCTGTTAGgataaaatctgaaatgtcATTCGTATGCAAGGAGTATAATCTCACCTACCATTTTTAGAGTTATCTGTTCtatctcttcctctgttttttcccttaagCACTCAACCAGAGCAGCTGAACTGGATGTttcacaggcagctgcagccgCAATTCTCTGCAATCAATAAAAAGTAgtcacattttcatttactaaTTGTTCATATACTCCCCATAGAAGGGTTCCATGTGCCACTGAGTCTGGATtccagagcagggctgggggggcgGGGTCGAAACTTCTCAGAACGGACCATCAAAGCCAGAAGGGTTTCAGCTGTGGATGCTGAGATAGGAAGCTCTCATAACCCTTCATGTTGCGGGcagaacagaaagacaaaatttaCTCCTCCAAAATATCTTCATTCACTAACAGATCAAGGTAGTTGTTCCGGTAAGTAACAAACAGGGCTGAGAAATCTGGATGGCATAAAGTAGTTATAGTAATGCACACAGAATATAACCATgtagatgataaaaaaaaaaaaagagcacattaCACCCTTCTTAATGATGTATAGTCTTTCCGAGTGATGTAATGTTATTTCTCAGCTGTCATTAGGCAGATCGGCCTCAGTACAATACTGCCTCTTTTACATCCCAGATTAGCAAAACGAAGTTCCTGGAGATTGTTTCTTACAGATGAAAAATTCGATTGcactcttatttttaattataatcaAGTTGAATaaagttttgttactttgaGCACATCAGGCATCaaacaggagggaaagagaACAGTATTTAGAATCTGGTGCCATTTTCCAGTCAAAAATAACAGCTCAACTTTTTCTGAAGACAGTATACACTACAGTATTTCTTTACAATTCATACTCGTTCACtgccttctctctctgcttcctcaGACTTCTGCCTTCACCCAGATATCTGTGGATATTTGagtatttgaaaagcaaagttTCATTGAACATGTATTACTGCAAATAGAAATACTGTCTCTGATGAACGTGGTTGAAAttccacaagaaaaaatatccagATCTGCTTTTTGGAATAAACTCTTTaacatgtttaagaaaaaaaatcagaaaattaaaaatgccacAAAATACTCACTTGTGCTTCCTCCTGAGGCTTTTCAGTGAATAAAGTCCTGATTGCAGTTCCACTCTCGGAAATGGCCTTATGGAACAAGCCCTTTGCCAGCGGAGataaaatctgggaaaaaaagcaccaaccAGAAACAAGAACAAGCATTACTGGAAATACATTCTGA
This Numida meleagris isolate 19003 breed g44 Domestic line unplaced genomic scaffold, NumMel1.0 unplaced_Scaffold1281, whole genome shotgun sequence DNA region includes the following protein-coding sequences:
- the LOC110390541 gene encoding fatty acyl-CoA hydrolase precursor, medium chain-like — its product is MSEDCLYLNIYTPVSTEKQEKLPVFVWIHGGGLVFGAASTYDGSALAAFDNVVVVTIQYRLGIVGYFSTGDEHARGNWGYLDQVAALQWIQENIIHFGGDPGSVTICGESAGGISVSALILSPLAKGLFHKAISESGTAIRTLFTEKPQEEAQRIAAAAACETSSSAALVECLREKTEEEIEQITLKMPTLFISGSVDGVFFPKSPSQLLSEKAINAVPYIIGVNNCEFGWGIPTMMKFPDFTDGLDKEVAYQVLQNYIALSFEVRDRFQSNPVLLLHWDNSIFMFLKLHVETRKDTLESLK